A stretch of Fibrobacter sp. DNA encodes these proteins:
- the lspA gene encoding signal peptidase II: MKFYNKLPFHIAIIVFSIVSDQLTKLWALARFTNDTGAQNHEVINVVGELVRFQLVFNKGAAFSSRPQDLMPFLPAWVFFLLISIVAAVVLFWFYKSIDKRDYLSRLGIVMIFGGAIGNFIDRMRMQMVVDFIDCDFPDFIMTRFPTFNVADSFVTVGVALVILSPVILKKLHKQIKEEEAAKKAEKDAAKSAADESEKVAEEAEAEKTESK; encoded by the coding sequence ATGAAGTTTTATAATAAATTGCCCTTTCACATTGCGATCATCGTTTTCAGCATTGTCTCTGACCAGCTTACAAAGCTTTGGGCCTTGGCTCGTTTCACCAACGATACCGGTGCACAGAATCACGAAGTCATCAATGTGGTCGGTGAATTGGTCCGTTTCCAGTTGGTGTTCAACAAGGGTGCCGCCTTCAGTAGCCGTCCCCAGGACCTGATGCCATTCTTGCCGGCATGGGTTTTCTTCCTGCTGATTTCCATTGTGGCTGCAGTGGTGTTGTTCTGGTTCTATAAGAGCATCGACAAACGTGATTACTTGAGCCGCCTTGGCATTGTGATGATTTTTGGCGGCGCCATCGGTAACTTTATTGACCGCATGCGCATGCAGATGGTGGTAGACTTTATCGATTGTGATTTCCCTGACTTTATCATGACCCGTTTTCCCACCTTCAACGTGGCGGATTCCTTTGTGACCGTGGGCGTTGCCCTGGTGATTCTTTCTCCCGTGATCCTGAAGAAACTGCATAAGCAAATCAAGGAAGAAGAAGCCGCAAAGAAGGCTGAAAAGGACGCTGCGAAGAGTGCAGCTGACGAATCTGAAAAAGTCGCCGAAGAAGCCGAGGCTGAAAAGACTGAATCCAAATAA
- a CDS encoding squalene/phytoene synthase family protein — protein sequence MANILDQVGMGEAVLEGKKAWTYAEEILLQVSRTFALNINVLKGKLHKSILLAYLYLRIADTVEDDPDMKASEKEVVLDKFAEIFRTAELRDEAVEAFENSLPESWRKSEHPYMNLCLHTHVVVPLLKELPEVYAAPVRDVTVEMCGGMAKFALRQETALSSGWFTLESVADLDEYCYYVAGIVGKLLTHLFAADTCFIGAARKAEMQKLDVSFGLALQVANIVKDCREDSERRVCFIPEEICRRHGFEHSYDMFKPAEELPGEGSAERADFDKRRAAVMNELVQKTWNHLADAIAYTKLVPNIKMRTRLFCLWPLFMAAENMKLIGDGSSIFASDKKVKITRDTVKKIVKSTMAHFYSDKWIDKKFEEVRP from the coding sequence ATGGCTAATATTTTGGACCAGGTTGGGATGGGCGAGGCAGTTCTCGAAGGCAAGAAGGCTTGGACTTATGCCGAAGAGATTTTGCTTCAGGTCTCCAGAACTTTTGCGCTTAACATCAACGTGCTGAAGGGTAAACTGCACAAGAGCATTTTGCTCGCCTACTTGTATCTGCGAATTGCAGATACAGTGGAAGACGATCCGGATATGAAGGCTTCTGAGAAGGAAGTGGTTCTGGATAAGTTTGCCGAGATTTTCAGGACTGCGGAACTCCGCGACGAGGCGGTGGAAGCCTTTGAAAATTCCCTGCCCGAAAGCTGGCGCAAGTCCGAACATCCTTATATGAATTTGTGCTTGCACACCCATGTGGTGGTTCCGCTGTTGAAGGAATTGCCGGAGGTGTATGCGGCTCCTGTTCGTGACGTGACGGTTGAAATGTGCGGCGGCATGGCGAAGTTTGCTCTCCGTCAGGAAACGGCATTGAGCAGTGGCTGGTTCACTCTGGAATCGGTAGCTGACTTGGACGAATACTGCTACTATGTGGCTGGCATCGTGGGGAAACTTTTGACTCACCTTTTTGCCGCAGACACTTGCTTTATCGGTGCTGCCCGCAAGGCTGAAATGCAGAAACTTGATGTGAGCTTCGGTCTGGCCCTTCAGGTGGCTAACATCGTGAAGGACTGCCGCGAAGATTCCGAACGCCGCGTGTGCTTTATTCCCGAAGAAATTTGCAGACGCCACGGTTTTGAACATTCCTATGATATGTTCAAGCCTGCAGAAGAATTGCCTGGGGAAGGTTCTGCAGAACGGGCCGACTTCGATAAGCGTCGCGCCGCTGTAATGAACGAACTGGTGCAGAAGACTTGGAATCATCTGGCCGATGCAATCGCCTACACCAAGCTTGTTCCCAACATCAAGATGCGCACCCGCCTGTTCTGCCTGTGGCCGCTGTTCATGGCTGCCGAGAACATGAAGCTCATCGGCGACGGTTCCTCCATTTTCGCTTCTGATAAGAAGGTGAAGATTACCCGCGACACCGTGAAGAAGATTGTGAAATCTACCATGGCTCATTTCTACAGCGACAAGTGGATTGACAAGAAATTTGAAGAGGTTCGACCCTAA